A genomic window from Peromyscus maniculatus bairdii isolate BWxNUB_F1_BW_parent chromosome 1, HU_Pman_BW_mat_3.1, whole genome shotgun sequence includes:
- the LOC102903776 gene encoding olfactory receptor 10W1-like — MEFVFLAYPKSLELRMLCFLGVSLAYALIISGNILIVVSIHTEARLHTPMYYFLGSLSGIELCYTAVVVPHMLVNTLQPEKTITLLSCATQMVFLIGLGSADCFLLAVMAYDRYVAICLPLQYPLIMTVTLCVRLVVASVVIGLFLSLQLVVFIFCLPFCQNRGIEHFFCDAPPVMRLVCATSHIHELSVLVAATLAIAVPFLFIATTYALIVAAVLKLHSAAGRRRAFNTCSSHLTVVLLQYGCCAFMYLRPNSNYHPKKDQFISLVYILGTPFLNPLIYTLRNSEMKGAIGKIVTRNSLSQKLIG, encoded by the coding sequence ATGGAGTTTGTGTTCCTAGCCTATCCCAAAAGTCTAGAGCTACGTATGCTCTGCTTCCTTGGAGTCAGCCTGGCTTATGCATTGATCATCTCTGGGAATATCCTCATTGTGGTTTCCATCCATACAGAAGCCCGCCTACATACACCCATGTACTATTTCCTGGGCAGCCTCTCGGGGATAGAACTATGCTACACTGCAGTGGTGGTACCACACATGCTGGTCAACACCCTACAGCCAGAAAAGACCATCACTCTGTTGAGCTGTGCTACACAGATGGTTTTCCTCATTGGACTTGGTAGTGCTGATTGCTTCCTCCTGGCTGTCATGGCTTATGACAGATATGTTGCCATCTGTCTCCCCTTGCAATACCCTCTCATCATGACTGTAACTCTTTGTGTCCGCTTGGTTGTGGCTTCTGTGGTCATTGGTTTGTTCCTGTCCTTACAGCTTGTGGTCTTCATCTTCTGTCTTCCATTTTGTCAGAACAGGGGAATAGAGCACTTCTTTTGTGATGCTCCACCAGTGATGCGTCTTGTGTGTGCCACAAGTCATATCCATGAGCTCTCTGTACTAGTGGCAGCCACACTGGCCATTGCTGTACCTTTCCTTTTCATTGCTACCACCTACGCCTTGATAGTGGCTGCTGTGCTCAAACTCCACTCAGCAGCTGGCCGCCGCAGGGCCTTTAACACCTGTTCTTCTCACCTCACTGTGGTGCTGCTGCAGTATGGTTGCTGTGCCTTCATGTACCTGCGCCCTAACTCCAACTACCACCCCAAGAAAGATCAATTTATCTCCCTGGTGTACATACTGGGAACCCCATTCCTCAACCCCCTCATCTACACTCTGAGGAACAGTGAGATGAAAGGGGCCATAGGGAAAATAGTTACCAGAAATAGTCTCTCTCAAAAACTGATAGGCTAG
- the LOC102904090 gene encoding olfactory receptor 5B12-like yields MQNISDVAEFILVGLTDAPELQVPLFVVFTSIYLITLVGNLGMLVLILLDSRLHTPMYFFLSNLSFADCVYASAVTPKVIEGFLTGHKIISYNACATQMFFFAAFATIECYILASMAFDRHAAVCKPLHYSTTMTTSTCALFAAGSYMNGILQSTIHVSFTFHLSFCHSNVVNHFFCDILPLLTLSCSGIYKNEIVLFMLATFNIAFTLLVIVTSYLLIFVAILRMRSAEGRKKAISTCASHITTVSIFYGTIIFMYLQPSSSHSMDTDKMASVFYTMVIPMLNPLVYSLRNKEVKNAFKKVAGKTLSSLRLVNLL; encoded by the coding sequence ATGCAGAATATTTCAGATGTGGCTGAATTCATTCTAGTGGGATTAACAGATGCCCCAGAGCTGCAGGTCCCTTTATTTGTCGTCTTCACTTCCATTTATTTGATCACCCTGGTTGGGAACCTTGGAATGTTGGTATTGATTCTGCTGGACTCTCGActccacactcccatgtactttttcctcaGTAACCTCTCCTTTGCAGACTGTGTTTATGCTTCAGCTGTCACTCCCAAGGTAATAGAAGGGTTTCTCACAGGACATAAGATCATATCCTACAATGCATGTGCTACTCAGATGTTCTTCTTTGCAGCCTTTGCTACCATTGAATGTTACATCCTGGCCTCAATGGCCTTTGACCGTCATGCAGCAGTGTGCAAACCCTTGCATTACTCTACCACTATGACAACTTCAACGTGTGCCCTGTTTGCTGCCGGTTCTTACATGAATGGAATCTTGCAATCTACAATCCATGTGTCCTTTACTTTCCATCTCTCCTTCTGTCATTCCAATGTAGTAAATCACTTTTTCTGTGATATTCTTCCACTACTCACTCTTTCTTGTTCTGGtatctataaaaatgaaattgtgctTTTCATGTTGGCAACATTTAATATTGCTTTTACCCTATTGGTTATTGTTACTTCTTACCTACTTATTTTTGTTGCAATCCTGAGGATGCGTTCTGCTGAAGGCCGAAAGAAGGCCATCTCCACCTGTGCATCCCACATCACCACTGTTTCCATCTTCTATGGCACAATTATCTTCATGTACTTACAACCCAGCTCCAGTCATTCCATGGACACTGACAAAATGGCATCTGTGTTCTACACCATGGTCATCCCCATGCTGAACCCTCTTGTTTACAGCCTCAGGAACAAAGAAGTCAAGAATGCATTCAAGAAAGTTGCTGGAAAAACATTATCTTCACTGCGATTAGTCAATTTACtgtaa